The nucleotide window CTTGATGAGAGATTGATACGGCACATTGAGTTCGTTGGATTGCTCTTTGATGCGCATAAGCAAAAATTCAGGAATACGGATAGAGATTGATCGCGAGGTCGGCTTGAGGTTCGGAAAAGAAACAAATTCGAAATCTTCCGGATCTGCATATTGGGATAGATCGATTTTTGACCAATATGCGCGCTCGCGATCCTCATTGTTATATTTTGGAGGATGTATCCTT belongs to Patescibacteria group bacterium and includes:
- a CDS encoding BrnA antitoxin family protein, which gives rise to MKKRIHPPKYNNEDRERAYWSKIDLSQYADPEDFEFVSFPNLKPTSRSISIRIPEFLLMRIKEQSNELNVPYQSLIKHYIARGTVEHAKENAIKKHQP